Genomic window (Sediminispirochaeta smaragdinae DSM 11293):
GCGTATCGCCTGTTCGCTGAGCTTCTTATCAATCACCGATCCTAAGGTGAATCCGGAAGCCATGCCGGGCAGTGCCGCAAGGACCAGCATCATTACGCTTTTTGTCAGAAGTCCGCTCACGATATACGTGACAATTCTGAAGATATTTTCAATCAGGAAGACAAAACAAATATTCCCGCGAAAGGCTTGACGGTTTTTGCTTGTCCGTTCGATGTAGGCTACAAAGAAGAGATTGATACCATAGAGACCAGCGGTGATACCAGAACAAAATGAAACGATTCCCAGGATCACTTTATTCGGGTGCATCGTTTTCGTCCGGTCTCTCGTTATCATCTCTATACCGATACCGATGACAAGTATGCCCAGGAAGGCCTTAAGAAGCCAGGAGCTTGCATACTTTAGCAGCATTGTACCGGGGATAATCCCGCAGAGAATGCACAGGATGATGAACAGGGAGGTACGGATCGAAAAGGCCTTACGATTTTGCCAGGACATATATGCATTGACCGGAGTAGCGAGACAGAGATTGAGCGGTGAGATAACCGAATTGTCCATTGTCATCGATAGAAGCGGGGTCGAAATAAGGGGATCCCCGAAACCGGCAAGGCCTTTGATAAAATAGCAGACAAATTCTATAAGGAAAACAAAAATATATAATTCAACTGTAGAGTTCATGTTCTTGAGCTTCGCTTCTCTGTCGGGGGCTTAAAACCAGGGGGGCGTGTTTGCCCAAATACAGGTACACATGGTATCCGATTCGTTTCGCTTCATGTGAGGCTCGCTAGAGTTGAAGGTTATGCTGTCCCCCTCTGTCAATCTGTAGCTTTCCCCCCTTATCTCCACGACCAGTTCACCCGAGAGAATCAAGCCGCATTCGCTACCGGGGTGCGCATAGGGCAGGGGACCGGTGCTTGTTCCCGGATCATATTCGTTATAGATCAACTCAATGGGACCGGCAAGATTCGGATTTAGCAGATAGAAACGTATACCCGGTCCCGGCGAAAGGAACTTTCGATTTTCTTTGTGGACCACCGGGGAGAGCCCCATCAAGTTTACCGATGTAAACATTTTAAGGTGGGAGGGTATATCAGCCTGTGTCGTATCCTGCGTTACCACATTCTCTTCGGACTGACTGTCGTTCTCTTCCACGCCATCAAAAAGAAAGCTGATGGGGATATTCATAGCATCGCAGATCTTCTTTAAGGTTGCGATCGACGGTGAGATTAAGGCCCGCTCAACTTGGCTAATGGTACTTGATGTAAGGCCTGTCAGCTCGGCAAGCTCGGATATTTTCATGTTATGTTTATTTCTCTGAGCTCGAATTCGTGATCCGAGGGTCAGATTCACTTTAGCAACATCGACATCATCACCCATAATAACCCCTTGCATGCAAATTTAGTTTCAATAAAGTACACGTGTAACTATGCCAAGAAATAGATTCAGTGTCCATAATGATATTCATCATTACTTTATTATATATCCTATAGGTTGATATTTTTATTGTAGATAAACGGCATTAGCACTTGAATCTCCTCTACATAGCTTATTTCATAAGAAATCGTATTGCAAATTATCTTGGATATTTATTTTTCTTATTCTGTAATGCCTTTCTCTGTAACAAGTTACACAGCAACCATGGACAGAATAGGAAGTGGAATTATGTATGTAAAAATTTGTTGACAGGTAAATTATTGTGACTTACAATAATTTCAGTATTAATAAATAAATTAAATGTATGGTTAATATATTACATTCTGTTTGAGGTTGCTGCGATGTGTGACTGGAGTTATTCACTGTCAAGTGCCGATTCTGCACCCGATTCCGCTCCGATTTTGTTACGAGGGGGAATCTGTTCGAATCTTGAGGTTGCTTCGATGCTGGGATATCAGGCGATCGAAATACATACACGGGAAGATGCACTTCTTGATTATACGAGGATCGCCGAAACCGCCTCCCGGTACAATGTTACCATTTCCGCGGTTGTCACGGGGCGCCTGAATACCCAGGGAGATGTAAGTCTTATTGACGACAGGCCCTATGTTACCCAAAGCGCTTTGGCCGGTATGCGCTCCTACATAGAGATGGCCGCTCATCTTAAAACCAATCTGATTATAGGCTGGCTCAAAGGGCGTATCCCCGATGGGGCCGACAGAACCTTGTATTTGGATCGTCTGGCCCGGAATCTCCGTCTTATCTGTAAAGAGGCGGAGGAGAAGGGGGTCAAGGTTTTTATCGAGGTCATTAATCGGTACGAGGTGAATATTTTCACTACGGCTAAAGAAACCGTGGAGTTTCTTGATGCCTGGGATATTCCCAACTGTTATGTCCACCTGGATACATTCCATATGAACATCGAGGAAGAGGACCCCATTGATGCAATTCACGTTTCAGGAGCCCGCCTCGGCTATTTCCACGTGGCGGACAACACCCGTTTCTATCCTGGAAGCGGCACCCTCGATTTTACTTCGTATTTGTCTGCACTAAAAGATATTAACTATGCCGGCTTTATATCTGTCGAGTGTCTGCCCGTTCCCGACGGAAAAACCGCGGCAAAGAAGGCATTGGCATATCTGAAGAACATAGAAAAGGAAATATGAGGAGGAGCATTCATGCGCGCATTTTATGTTGAGGCGGAGTTCGAACCTAAGCCGGGATACAAGCTTTCTGAAAGAGAGTTGAGTACAAGGCGTGCGGCAAGGGGAAATTCTGTTTGGAAGAATATACGAGGTTCGGTCACCGATCGCCCCGATCCCCATCCTAAAGACGATGAGGTTTTAATCAAGGTGGGGGCTGCCGGCATTTGTGGGACGGACGCACATCTGCTGCTTAAAGATGAAGAGGGGTACACCAAGTATGATGGGCATAGCAAGTACCCGATCATTACCGGGCATGAATTTTCCGGCGAAGTCGTTGAGCTGGGTTCGGCTGTTCACAGCCTGAAGCTTGGTGATTTGGTCAGTGTCGAATCCATGAATTGGTGCGGCGAATGTGATGCTTGCCGAATGGGTATGTTTAATCAATGCAAAAACCTTGAAGAGCCCGGCCTAACCTTTGATGGCGGTTTTGCAGAGTATGCAGTGGTCAGGGCCAAATACTGCTACCTCCTGAACGACATAGTGGAATTCTATGGAGATAACATGACGGCCTTTGAATTGGGGGCCATGATTGAGCCTACCGGGGTTGCTTACAACGGTTTATTTGTGAGAGGTGGTGGCATTCGTCCCGGAGGGCATGTGGTTGTTTTTGGTGCCGGACCGATAGGCCTTGCCGCAATTTCCCTCATGAAAACCAGTGGTGCTGCTAAGCTTATCTGTTTTGAAACCACGGAAGAGAGGCGGAAGCTGGCGCAAGAGTGTGGGGCCGACTATGTCTATGACCCTATCGCATTGGGAAAAGAGGGAGTGAATCCGTCGGAAGTGCTGATGGATCTTACTAAAGGTAGAGGCATTGCCTTATTTGCCGAATGTTCCGGGGCGACGAATGCCACCTATCCGGTAATGGCTGGGGCACTTGCCATTGGCGGGAAAACGGTTCAAATCGGTCATTCTCTTGGAAAAACAAGTATCGATTTATATCCCTACATGTTTAACGCCGGTGGCATCAGTGGTTCCAACGGGCAGTCCGGGCAGGGAATCTATAGCGATGTGATTGCTTTGATGGCAAGCGGCAGGATCGATATGCGTAAAATGGTAACCGGCAGGGTGCACCTTGAAGATATTCAGACTGGACTTGATCAGGCTGCTGACCGCATTTCCGGAAAAATATTAGTCAGCATGAATTATAAGAATTACGGAGGTAACAGGTAATGTCAAAATGGCAAATCCCGGCAAAGGGTGGACATATGGAAAAGAATACCGGTGTCTACTATCAGAACATGACGAACAAAGATGTGGAAGAACGTCTTGAAAAGAATGACGTAATCCTGATTCCGGTAGGTTCTACGGAAAATCATGGAGCAAATGCTCCTTATGGTGAAGATACCTACCTCGATACCAGGCTCTGCGAGCAGGTTGCTCTTGCTACCGGTTGTACCGTTGCACAGCCCATTTGGTATGGTTCTCATCCCTACCACCATCTGGGCATGCCCGGGACGATCATGATCCCCGAGGAAACACTGGCCGACTATCTTTGCTACGTGTTTGCAGGATTCTGGAATACCGGTTTCCGGAAAATGATTGTAGTGAATGGCCACGGTCAGGATTATGTTATTCCCCTTGCCATTCATAAATTCGGCAAGAAATTTCAGGTACCGGGTATTGTCCTTTACGTGCACTTTTGGAATGCCGCCAGAAATCCCGAAACGGGATTGACCGATCTTGCGACCAAGGATCAGGGCGGTGTGTATAATACTCCTTTTGTCCACGCCGACGAGGTTGAACAGTCTTTTGCCCTTGCCTTGTTTCCCGAGCTCTGCAAACAGGAGAATGCAGTTGTCACCAAGCCCTCTCCCATGCTGCCTCCGGGGCATATCAATAATTCTGCAGAAAACGGGGTCGGCCCGATTAAATGGTATAATGCTTTCGGCAGTGTCGGTATGGAGTGTATCTGTACTCCGGAAGGGGTCATTGGGGATCCGACCATGGCGGATGCTGAGAAGGCCCGTGCCGGGGTCGAGCACACGCTTAACTACCTTGAAAAACTGGTAAACGACATCATTACAAAATATCCGGCCGGAAAGTTGCCGCCTATCGATAAGGTCACGCAGCGCAATCGTGAAGATATCGAAGCCGTAATCAAGGGGCCGACAAAGGGAGGGCGGCATATCTATACGCTTACCTATTAAGGCCTATTAAGGGCTTAGTGAAAAATCTAAAGACAAATAAGAATCTTTTCAGGAGGGTTGTTAATGAAAGCCAACATAGCTTTTCTGCATGGGCCTGAGGATCTTAGGATCGAAGAGGTGGAACTGCCGCCTCTCAAACCAAACGAGATCCTCATCAAGCTTAAGGCCTGTGGTATCTGTGGATCCGATGTTGAGTGCTACGAGGGGAAATCTGCAGAGGGCCGCTACGATATAGCTCCCTACACCCCCGGTCATGAATGGGCGGGGCAGGCTGCCGAGGTAGGAAGCGCTGTCACCAGTGTAAAGGTCGGCAACAAGGTTGTCGGGGATTGTGTGCTTCCCTGCTTCAACTGTGCGAATTGTAAAGATGGCAAAATGCCTTCTGCCTGCCTGAATATGCGCGAGGTGGGATTTCGGCCCGATTCTCCCGGGGGAATGGGCGAGTACATGATCCTTGAAGAGTGCTATACCCACGTGATTCCAGACGATTGGGCATATGAGCTTGGTGCATGGGTCGAGACCTTCAATGTAGGCTACTGGGGCGTGTGGGGAAATGGATGTGATCCCGATGCTTCGGATGACTGCGTTATTATTGGTGCCGGACCTATCGGTCTGTGTGCTTCAATGGTGTGTAAGACTTCCGGCGCACAAGTCATTGTAGTCGATCCCCTTGCTTCTCGACGGGAGACGATTCTCAAGTACGGAGCGGATCACACGGTGGATCCGTCCAAGCCTGGATATCTTGACGAGATCCTCCGTTTGACCAATGGCCGTGGGCCGTCTGTGGTTATTGAAGCATCGGGCAACGATAACGGCATAGCGTCGCTCTTCGATATTGCGGGACACAGTGCACGGGTTGGATTAATAGGCCACTCCATCGGCCGCAAGGTTCCTGTCGAAATTGGTAAAACTATCTGGAAAACGCTGAAGATCGCAGGTTCCGGCGGGACGGACAAATGGTTTCCCCGAACCATTCGTTTCCTTTCACGCATTAAAGACAATTATGATTTTGCTGCTTTGAATACACATCATTTCAATTTTAAGGATATCCATAAAGCCTTTGATGTCGCATGTCATGATAAGGCAAACGCCCGCAAAGTTATGCTGACGTTCGACGAATAAAGTTTTTTGTGGTGGGGCACTTCCTCATCGATCTACCAAGCGGAAGTGCCCATAATATTCACGTATTAGGGAAAAAGCTAATGAAACTGGGTTATAATGAAGCCACTTGCATGAAGCGGTCGACGGTTGAAAACGACTTGGTGCTTTGTGAGAGGTATGGATATGAGTATATCGAACTTCGACTAGACATGCTTAAAAAATATCTAGAAAAAAATACTCTTGCCGACTTGCAATCTTTTTTTCGTTCCAGCCGTCTTAAACCGTATGCATTCAATTCGATAGAAAATATCAATTTTTGTTCTGCCGACCAATGGGATACATTGATTTCGCTTTTTACCTTTGGATGCGAAATTGCACAAGCAATAGGTAATCCTTATCTTATCGTTGTCCCTACAATGGGAGACGATATGCATAAAAAAAGTAAAGACGATGTATATAGCGACAGCGTTGAGGTCCTAAATAAGCTTGCGGATATTGCTAAGCCTTACAAGGTAAAGCTTGCTTTTGAGCCTATTGGTGATAAGCGATGGTGTGTACGTAGCCTTGAACAGGCCTTGGAAATTGTTCATGCAGTGGATCGCCCCGACGTCGGCGTTGCTTTGGATTCAATAAATCTTTTTCTCTATAACCGACTATCCAATATTGATTCAATTGATGACGTTCCGTTGGATAAACTTTTCGTTTATCACGTTAACGATTGTGAAGATCTTCCTTTGGGTGTGTTGGATCACTGCCATCGTCTGTACCCCGGTGACGGAATTATTCCATTAGCGAAAATCAGCGATAAACTGCATAAAAAAGGTTACGAAGAGATATGCTCGGTAGAGTTGTTCCGTCCAGAGTATTGGGAACTTGATCCGGAAAAAGTTATTCGAACAGCATCTCAAAAAGCACAACGATTTTTGTAGTAAAAGGGAATGGCTTATGCTGTTTCCCAAAAAACGGTTGGAGGGTTTTGTATATGCAAAAGAGAGGAAACGGGAAAAACTTATTAATGTTTTGTTCATTTGTATTAACAGTATTTTTGTTGTTTGGCTGTACGGAAAAAGAAAGCAATGCTGCTTCTTCCGGACCAAAGGATATTAAAAACATCAAAGTTGGTGTCTCTGTTGGGCATACACAGGAAGAGCGATGGCAACGTGAAATAGATATGTTTAGAGCGTATGCAAAAGAACATGGCTTCGAATTATTAGTTCAATCTGCCGAGAATAATGCACAAAAACAAGTTTCCCAATGCGAAAATCTTATAAATCAAGGGATTGATGTTCTTATCTTACAATCTCTGGATGCATCTGCCGTTGCTCCTATCATAACTTCTGCTCACGATGCTGGTATTAAAGTTATTTCATATGATAGGTTTGCATTAAATTGCGACTTAGATTATTACGTGACGTTTGACTCCTTTAAGGTTGGTGTTACACAGGCCAATTTTGTTATCAACAAAGTCGATAAAGGAAATTTTATTTGGCTCAAGGGTGCAGCGGAAGATAACAATGCACATCTTGTAGCGGCCGGTCAGAAAAGTGTGTTACAGCCCTATATCGACCGGGGGGATATTAACATCGTTCTCGAACAATGGTGTCGAGGCTGGGACCCGAACGAGGCCCTAAAGAATGTTGAGAATGGTCTTACGCTGACGAATAACGACATACAGGCTGTTATTGCTTCCAATGACGGAACAGCAGGAGGAGCCATACAGGCTTTGGCTGCTCAGGGTTTGAATGTTCCAATTTCAGGCCAGGATGCAGATCTTGCTGCTTGCCAGCGTATTGTTGAAGGAACGCAAACAGGAACTGTGTATAAACCTCTTGCAAAATTGAATCGTGCTGCCATGGAGCTTGCTGTTGCGATTGCGACAGGGAAGGATCCGCAATCCTCAATCGATAGTTCGCTTGGAGTATGGACAACTTTGGATAATAACTATAAGCAGGTCGACAGCTTTTCTGTAGATGTTATTGCAATTGATAAGGATAACCTTTACGACATTCTAATTGCGCGGGATAAATTTCACACTCTGGAAGAAGTTTATAAGAATCTACCAAAAAGTGAGTGGCCTGAAAAATAGCAAATACTTTTAGAATAAAGGATTATAGGTGTGCCTTCCTTGTTTTGAGGGAGGCACGTATGTTTTTCGACGATACAGAATGAAGGGGAAAGGGTCTGTGCAAGAGAAAAATATACTGGAAATGAGAAAGATCACCAAATTATTTCCAGGCGTAAAAGCTTTGGATAAGGTTGATTTCAAAGTGACAGAGGGAACCGTTCATGCACTGGTTGGAGAGAATGGTGCGGGGAAATCAACTTTAATTAAGATTATCAGCGGAGTGTACCCATATAATACCTATAGCGGAAAAATGCTTATACATGACAATGAAGCAAAGTTTTTTAGCATCAAGGAAGTAGAAAGGGCCGGTATTGCCTGTATTCATCAGGAATTAAATTTAGTTCCGGAAATGAGTGTTGCCGAGAATATTTTTCTCAATGAGAAGCCTACTCGGTATGGCTTTATTGACTTTGATGCAATGTATGCAGAAACCTTATCTTTGCTTAAACAGATTGGCATGAACACTACAGATACTATTCTTATACGTCCCGATGAAAAGGTTAAGAATCTTGGTATTGGTCAAAAGCAAATGGTGGAAATCGCAAAGGCTTTGGCGAAGGACGTTAGCCTTCTTATTCTGGATGAACCAACCTCTGCCCTTACAGAATCAGAAGTCGATGTATTACTCGGGATTATTGACGGGCTGCGATCAAAAGGTGTGACGTGTATTTATATATCTCATCGTTTAGATGAAGTAATGCGCATTGCCGATGAGATAACCATCTTGCGTGATGGAAAGACCATCGATTCAAGAAAGCGATCGAATATTGATAAAGAGACTATGATTAAATTAATGGTCGGTCGTGAACTGACGAATATGTTTCCGAGAGTTCCTCATAAAAGAGGCGATCTGGTTTTTGAAATTAAGAATTATTCTGTTGAGAATCCCGATGTCCCAGGGCGAAAATTGATCGATAATGTAAACTTGAAGGCTTATCGGGGAGAAATACTTGGTATAAGTGGCCTTATGGGTGCAGGACGTACTGAACTATTTACATCCGTGTTCGGTGCTTTTCGTGAAAAAGGTGAAGGTGAAGTCTGGATCGACAATAAAGACGTAATAATTAAAAGTCCATTAGATGCATTGAAGCATGGATTGGCAATCATTAGTGAAGATCGCAAAAAATTAGGGCTTAATCTCTTAATGGATATAAAAGAAAATGTTACCCTTGCTGCTTTGAAAAAAGTATCAAGAGCCGGTATTTTAGATGCAGATAAAGAAGTCGCTTATACAAAAGATTATGTGGACACCATCAGAATCGTTGCTCCCAATATTAGTGTAAAAGTTTCTACGCTTAGTGGTGGTAATCAGCAAAAAGTTGTCATCGCGAAAGCTTTATTTTGTGATCCAAAAGTAATTATCCTCGATGAACCTACCAGGGGAATCGATGTCGGAGCAAAATATGAAATCTATAAAATCATGAATGACCTGGTAGAGAAAGGCGTAGTAGTTATCATGATTTCTTCCGAAATGGAAGAAATACTTGGAATGAGCGACAGAATATTAACTATGGCCGGTGGAAAGATCACTGGGGAATTTGATGTTGCCGAAGCGACACAAGAAAAACTGCTGCAGGCGTCGGTTGCAGGGAGGTAAAAGATATGAACGATTCAGTGAAACACTATTTTTCTAAAAAAAAGATCGACATGCGTACTTTTACCATGGTCGCCATTTTGGTGATACTATGGGTTGTCTTTTCTTATCTAACCAGTAATGGTTTTAGAACACTTGGTACATCATTTCTCTCGAGTCGAAATCTGTCCAATTTGATGAGACAAATGACTATTGTGGCCATCATGGGAAGCAGCATGGTCCTGGTAATGGTTACCGGCGGAATTGATCTTTCTGCAGGTGCTGTAGTTGGCTTTATTGGTTGTACGGCGGCAGGTTTACAGGTTTTTTATAATGTGGGTACGCTGCCCACTATTATTATTTCTCTTTTGCTGGGCATGCTGGTATTTGTTCTACAGGGTTCTCTTATTGCCTATGCCGGGCTGGCGCCCTTTATTGTGACGCTCGGTGGTCAGTTGGTATTTAAAGGTTTGGTTTTGGCAATATCCAAAGGTGCAACTATTGCTCCTTTGGAGGATTCTTTACGCTATTTCGGACAAGCATACATAAGTAAGACCTTAACTACTGTTATCGGCATTGCTATAATTCTTTTTTTGTTAATGAATGAAATTCAACGGCGCTCTGGTCAGCGAAAACATGGAACCCTGTTTGAGCCTTTACAGGCTATGCTTATTCGCTGGGGAATAACAGCTGTTGGTATCTTGGTAGCCGTTTATATCATGAATAGTTATCGAGGAATGCCTGTCCCGGTCTTGATTATGTTTATCATTTCGTTTCTTTTGACTATTGTAGCGGAAAAAACAGTCTTTGGCCGCAGTATCTATGCGATTGGAGGGAATCTGGATGCCGCAAAATATTCTGGAATCAACGTAAGTAAAAATTTACTTATCGTATATACCATCCATGGGATGATGGTTGCAATAGCCGGTTTAATTCTCGCCGCTCGTCTTAATGCTGGAACAATAACTGTTACCAATATGAATCTTGAGCTTGATGCAATAGCCGCTGCTGTCATTGGAGGAACAAGCATGACCGGTGGCGTTGGTAAGGTGGCAGGCGCTATTTTCGGTGCCCTGGTGATGGCTTCTATTGATAATGGTATGAGCATGATGAATATGGATGCATTTTGGCAATACATCGTAAAAGGCAGTATTTTAGTAGCTGCTGTTTGGTTTGACATGCAGACAAGAAAAAAGGGAAATGCATAAAGGAGTGGCGTTATATGGCAAAAACAGTGCGAATAGGACTGATCGGCTTGGGTCGTATAGGAAGATTACACGGTAATAATCTCGTTGCATCGGTAAGGGGTGCTGAAGTGACAGCAGCTGCAGACATTGTGATGAATGACGAGATCCGCGATTGGGTGTCCTGCCTTGGAATAAAGAAAATTTATGATGACCCTGTAAAGCTTATACAGGACTCTGATGTTGATGCTGTTTTTATCTGTTCTTCGACAGCTTCTCATGCCGAACTGATTCTTGAAGCCTCAAAGGCAGGTAAGCATATTTTCTGCGAAAAGCCGATTCATACCGATGCTGGTGTAATAAAACATGCTTTGTCGTCGGTTAAGGCCTCTGGGGTAAAACTACAAGTAGGGTTTGTTCGCCGATTCGATCATAATCATAAAAAAGTTCATGATACCGTAGCATCTGGTGCGATGGGTCATCCTCATATTGTAAAGGTTACTTCCAGAGATCCCGAACCGCAACCAATAGAGTATGTAGCAACATCTGGTGGCATTTTCATGGATATGACGATTCATGATTTTGATATGGCTCGTTATTTATCGGGGAGCGAAGTCTCTGAGGTTGCAGCTTACGGTACTATTATGATCGATCCAGGTCTTAAAAAGTATGATGATGTAGATACGGCTATCATAATGCTTAAGTTTGAAAATGGGGCAATAGGTGTTATAGAAAATAGTAGAGCGGCTAGATATGGTTATGATCAACGCGTCGAAGTTCATTGTGACAAAGGCTGTGTTCAGGATTTTAATGATCGGATAAATACATCCATGATAAGTACTGCCGATGGAGTGTTCTGCGAGAAGCCTACGTGGTTTTTTCTCGAGCGTTATAATGATGCTTTTATTGCAGAGGCTCAAAGCTTTGTTGATGCAATTATTAACGACAGGGATCCGGAAGTCTCCGGCCTCGATGGTTTAATGCCTGTGTATATTGCCATTGCAGCAAAAAAATCCCTTCAGGAAAATCGTCCTGTTAAAATAAGCGAAGTAGTGGTATAAACTAATCGTATATAAGAATTGCTGGCTGAATCCGGTATTGGTTTAGCCAGCATATTTAATTTGCTATATTTGCTATAACAGATAAAATTTGCAGCCTCTAAAAAGCCATACATGATATCAAAAGCCTTTCGTCTGATTCCCGTGGGAGCTTTTCATGTTCCTGTCACACACACTATTGCCGGTGGTGTAACCCTGATATAAGATAATATCACGGGGGAGAAATAGATGAAGATAGGATTTAATACGGATGGACTTGGTTTTCAGCCCTTTGAGCAGATGCTGAAGACCATTACCTCCCTTGGGGTGAAAAAGCTTGAACTTCCCATGGGCAACTGGTCCTCTGCTCCTCATGTTGATCTCGATGCCCTTGTCTCGAGTAAGGATAAGCGTGATGAGTACATGGGAAAGGTCCATGCGGCAGGTGCGCATATCATTGCCCTGAATTGTTCGGGCAATCAGCTTGCGCCGGGAGCGATGGGTGAGCAGCATGAAGATGTGGTGCGGAAGACCTATAAGCTTGCAGAAGCGTGGGGCATAAAAAAGGTCATCATGATGTCGGGCCTGCCCGGAGGACCCGGCGACAGCAATCCGAATTGGATTACCACTTCCTGGCCTCCGATTA
Coding sequences:
- a CDS encoding sulfite exporter TauE/SafE family protein, with amino-acid sequence MNSTVELYIFVFLIEFVCYFIKGLAGFGDPLISTPLLSMTMDNSVISPLNLCLATPVNAYMSWQNRKAFSIRTSLFIILCILCGIIPGTMLLKYASSWLLKAFLGILVIGIGIEMITRDRTKTMHPNKVILGIVSFCSGITAGLYGINLFFVAYIERTSKNRQAFRGNICFVFLIENIFRIVTYIVSGLLTKSVMMLVLAALPGMASGFTLGSVIDKKLSEQAIRRVIIAIFMAGGFSIFIKALIFRA
- a CDS encoding cupin domain-containing protein gives rise to the protein MGDDVDVAKVNLTLGSRIRAQRNKHNMKISELAELTGLTSSTISQVERALISPSIATLKKICDAMNIPISFLFDGVEENDSQSEENVVTQDTTQADIPSHLKMFTSVNLMGLSPVVHKENRKFLSPGPGIRFYLLNPNLAGPIELIYNEYDPGTSTGPLPYAHPGSECGLILSGELVVEIRGESYRLTEGDSITFNSSEPHMKRNESDTMCTCIWANTPPWF
- a CDS encoding sugar phosphate isomerase/epimerase family protein, with translation MCDWSYSLSSADSAPDSAPILLRGGICSNLEVASMLGYQAIEIHTREDALLDYTRIAETASRYNVTISAVVTGRLNTQGDVSLIDDRPYVTQSALAGMRSYIEMAAHLKTNLIIGWLKGRIPDGADRTLYLDRLARNLRLICKEAEEKGVKVFIEVINRYEVNIFTTAKETVEFLDAWDIPNCYVHLDTFHMNIEEEDPIDAIHVSGARLGYFHVADNTRFYPGSGTLDFTSYLSALKDINYAGFISVECLPVPDGKTAAKKALAYLKNIEKEI
- the iolM gene encoding scyllo-inosose 3-dehydrogenase — its product is MRAFYVEAEFEPKPGYKLSERELSTRRAARGNSVWKNIRGSVTDRPDPHPKDDEVLIKVGAAGICGTDAHLLLKDEEGYTKYDGHSKYPIITGHEFSGEVVELGSAVHSLKLGDLVSVESMNWCGECDACRMGMFNQCKNLEEPGLTFDGGFAEYAVVRAKYCYLLNDIVEFYGDNMTAFELGAMIEPTGVAYNGLFVRGGGIRPGGHVVVFGAGPIGLAAISLMKTSGAAKLICFETTEERRKLAQECGADYVYDPIALGKEGVNPSEVLMDLTKGRGIALFAECSGATNATYPVMAGALAIGGKTVQIGHSLGKTSIDLYPYMFNAGGISGSNGQSGQGIYSDVIALMASGRIDMRKMVTGRVHLEDIQTGLDQAADRISGKILVSMNYKNYGGNR
- the iolN gene encoding 3-dehydro-scyllo-inosose hydrolase, which encodes MSKWQIPAKGGHMEKNTGVYYQNMTNKDVEERLEKNDVILIPVGSTENHGANAPYGEDTYLDTRLCEQVALATGCTVAQPIWYGSHPYHHLGMPGTIMIPEETLADYLCYVFAGFWNTGFRKMIVVNGHGQDYVIPLAIHKFGKKFQVPGIVLYVHFWNAARNPETGLTDLATKDQGGVYNTPFVHADEVEQSFALALFPELCKQENAVVTKPSPMLPPGHINNSAENGVGPIKWYNAFGSVGMECICTPEGVIGDPTMADAEKARAGVEHTLNYLEKLVNDIITKYPAGKLPPIDKVTQRNREDIEAVIKGPTKGGRHIYTLTY
- a CDS encoding zinc-dependent alcohol dehydrogenase, whose protein sequence is MKANIAFLHGPEDLRIEEVELPPLKPNEILIKLKACGICGSDVECYEGKSAEGRYDIAPYTPGHEWAGQAAEVGSAVTSVKVGNKVVGDCVLPCFNCANCKDGKMPSACLNMREVGFRPDSPGGMGEYMILEECYTHVIPDDWAYELGAWVETFNVGYWGVWGNGCDPDASDDCVIIGAGPIGLCASMVCKTSGAQVIVVDPLASRRETILKYGADHTVDPSKPGYLDEILRLTNGRGPSVVIEASGNDNGIASLFDIAGHSARVGLIGHSIGRKVPVEIGKTIWKTLKIAGSGGTDKWFPRTIRFLSRIKDNYDFAALNTHHFNFKDIHKAFDVACHDKANARKVMLTFDE
- a CDS encoding sugar phosphate isomerase/epimerase family protein is translated as MKLGYNEATCMKRSTVENDLVLCERYGYEYIELRLDMLKKYLEKNTLADLQSFFRSSRLKPYAFNSIENINFCSADQWDTLISLFTFGCEIAQAIGNPYLIVVPTMGDDMHKKSKDDVYSDSVEVLNKLADIAKPYKVKLAFEPIGDKRWCVRSLEQALEIVHAVDRPDVGVALDSINLFLYNRLSNIDSIDDVPLDKLFVYHVNDCEDLPLGVLDHCHRLYPGDGIIPLAKISDKLHKKGYEEICSVELFRPEYWELDPEKVIRTASQKAQRFL
- a CDS encoding sugar ABC transporter substrate-binding protein encodes the protein MQKRGNGKNLLMFCSFVLTVFLLFGCTEKESNAASSGPKDIKNIKVGVSVGHTQEERWQREIDMFRAYAKEHGFELLVQSAENNAQKQVSQCENLINQGIDVLILQSLDASAVAPIITSAHDAGIKVISYDRFALNCDLDYYVTFDSFKVGVTQANFVINKVDKGNFIWLKGAAEDNNAHLVAAGQKSVLQPYIDRGDINIVLEQWCRGWDPNEALKNVENGLTLTNNDIQAVIASNDGTAGGAIQALAAQGLNVPISGQDADLAACQRIVEGTQTGTVYKPLAKLNRAAMELAVAIATGKDPQSSIDSSLGVWTTLDNNYKQVDSFSVDVIAIDKDNLYDILIARDKFHTLEEVYKNLPKSEWPEK
- a CDS encoding sugar ABC transporter ATP-binding protein, encoding MQEKNILEMRKITKLFPGVKALDKVDFKVTEGTVHALVGENGAGKSTLIKIISGVYPYNTYSGKMLIHDNEAKFFSIKEVERAGIACIHQELNLVPEMSVAENIFLNEKPTRYGFIDFDAMYAETLSLLKQIGMNTTDTILIRPDEKVKNLGIGQKQMVEIAKALAKDVSLLILDEPTSALTESEVDVLLGIIDGLRSKGVTCIYISHRLDEVMRIADEITILRDGKTIDSRKRSNIDKETMIKLMVGRELTNMFPRVPHKRGDLVFEIKNYSVENPDVPGRKLIDNVNLKAYRGEILGISGLMGAGRTELFTSVFGAFREKGEGEVWIDNKDVIIKSPLDALKHGLAIISEDRKKLGLNLLMDIKENVTLAALKKVSRAGILDADKEVAYTKDYVDTIRIVAPNISVKVSTLSGGNQQKVVIAKALFCDPKVIILDEPTRGIDVGAKYEIYKIMNDLVEKGVVVIMISSEMEEILGMSDRILTMAGGKITGEFDVAEATQEKLLQASVAGR